One window of Canis lupus baileyi chromosome 21, mCanLup2.hap1, whole genome shotgun sequence genomic DNA carries:
- the LTBP3 gene encoding latent-transforming growth factor beta-binding protein 3 isoform X1 — MPRPRGAAGGRAPEMRGAGAGAAGLLALLLLLLLLLLGPGGGAEGGPAGERGAGGGGALARERFKVVFAPVICKRTCLKGQCRDSCQQGSNMTLIGENGHSTDTLTGSGFRVVVCPLPCMNGGQCSSRNQCLCPPDFTGRFCQVPAGGAGGSTGGSGPGLGRAGALSTGALPPLAPESESVASKHAVYAVQVIADPPGPGEGPPAQHAAFLVPLGPGQISAEVQAPPPVVNVRVHHPPEASVQVHRIEGSNAEGPAPSQHLLPHPKPQHPRPPTQKPLGRCFQDTLPKQPCGSNPLPGLTKQEDCCGSIGTAWGQSKCHKCPQLQYTGVQKPGPVRGEVGTDCPQGYKRLNSTHCQDINECAMPGMCRHGDCLNNPGSYRCVCPPGHSLGPSRTQCIADKPEEKSLCFRLVSPEHQCQHPLTTRLTRQLCCCSVGKAWGARCQRCPTDGTAAFKEICPAGKGYHILTSHQTLTIQGESDFSLFLHPDGPPKPQQLPESPSRAPPPEDTEEERGVSTDSPVIEEESAQQSHPTATMSPARPYPELISRPSPPTVRWFLPDLPPSRSAVEIAPTQVTETDECRLNQNICGHGECVPGPSDYSCHCNPGYRSHPQHRYCVDVNECEAEPCGAGRGVCMNTGGSYNCHCNRGYRLHVGAGGRSCVDLNECAKPHLCGDGGFCLNFPGHYKCNCYPGYRLKASRPPVCEDIDECRDPSSCPDGKCENKPGSFKCIPCQPGYRSQGGGACRDVNECAEGSPCSPGWCENLPGSFRCTCAQGYAPAPDGRSCQDEDECEAGTVCDNGICTNTPGSFQCQCLSGYHLSRDRSRCEDIDECDFPAACIGGDCINTNGSYRCLCPQGHRLVGGRKCQDIDECSQDPGLCLPHGACENLQGSYACICDEGFTPTQDQHGCEEVEQPHHKKECYLNFDDTVFCDSVLATNVTQQECCCSLGAGWGDHCEIYPCPVYSSAEFHSLCPDGKGYTQDNNIVNYGIPAHRDIDECILFGAEICKEGKCVNTQPGYECYCKQGFYYDGNLLECVDVDECLDESNCRNGVCENTRGGYRCACTPPAEYSPAQRQCLSPEEMDIDECQDPAACRPGRCVNLPGSYRCECRPPWVPGPAGRDCQLPESPAERAPERRDVCWAQRGEDGMCAGPLTGPALTFDDCCCRQGRGWGAQCRPCPPRGAGPQCPTSQSESNSFWDASPLLLGKPPREEDSSEEDSDECRCVSGRCVPRPGGAVCECPGGFQLDASRARCVDIDECRELNQRGLLCKSERCVNTSGSFRCVCKAGFARSRPHGACVPQRRR; from the exons ATGCCCCGGCCCCGCGGGGCTGCTGGCGGCCGGGCCCCTGAGatgcgcggggcgggggcgggggcggcggggctgctggcgctgctgctgctgctgctgctgctgctgctgggcccgggcggcggggccgaGGGGGGGCCGGCGGGCGAGCGGggcgccggcgggggcggggcgctggCCCGCGAGCGCTTCAAGGTGGTCTTTGCGCCCGTGATCTGCAAGCGGACCTGTCTCAAGGGCCAGTGTCGGGACAGTTGTCAGCAGGGCTCCAACATGACGCTCATCGGAGAGAACGGCCACAGCACCGACACGCTCACGGGCTCCGGCTTCCGCGTGG TGGTGTGCCCTCTTCCCTGCATGAACGGTGGCCAGTGCTCCTCCCGAAACCAGTGCCTGTGTCCCCCGGACTTCACGGGTCGCTTCTGCCAGGTGCCTGCCGGAGGAGCTGGCGGGAGCACCGGCGGctcgggccctgggctgggccgggccggggccctGTCCACAGGTGCGCTGCCGCCCCTGGCTCCAGAGAGCGAGTCTGTGGCCAGCAAGCACGCCGTCTACGCGGTCCAGGTGATCGCTGATCCgccggggcctggggagggaccCCCTGCGCAGCATGCAGCCTTCCTGGTGCCCCTTGGGCCAGGACAGATCTCAGCAGAAG tgcaggccccgccccccgtggTGAACGTGCGCGTCCACCACCCACCCGAGGCCTCGGTCCAAGTGCACCGCATCGAGGGGTCGAATGCCGAGGGCCCCGCCCCTTCGCAGCACCTGCTGCCGCACCCCAAGCCCCAGCACCCCCGGCCacccacccagaagcccctgggccgCTGCTTCCAGGACACACTACCCAAGCAGCCC TGTGGCAGCAATCCCCTCCCGGGCCTCACCAAGCAGGAGGACTGCTGTGGGAGCATCGGCACCGCATGGGGCCAGAGCAAGTGCCATAAATGCCCTCAGCTGCAGT ACACAGGGGTGCAGAAACCAGGACCTGTACGTGGGGAGGTGGGCACCGACTGCCCCCAGGGCTACAAGAGACTCAACAGCACCCACTGCCAGG ACATCAACGAGTGCGCGATGCCGGGCATGTGTCGCCATGGTGACTGCCTCAACAACCCTGGCTCCTATCGCTGCGTCTGCCCACCTGGCCATAGCTTGGGTCCCTCCCGAACACAGTGCATTG CAGACAAGCCAGAGGAGAAGAGCCTGTGTTTCCGCCTGGTGAGCCCGGAGCACCAGTGCCAGCACCCACTGACCACGCGCCTTACCCGCCAGCTCTGCTGCTGCAGTGTGGGCAAGGCCTGGGGTGCGAGGTGCCAGCGCTGCCCCACTGATGGCACCG CTGCCTTCAAGGAGATCTGTCCAGCTGGGAAGGGGTACCACATCCTCACTTCCCACCAGACACTCACCATTCAGGGAGAAAgtgatttttcccttttcctgcaCCCCGACGGGCCACCCAagccccaacagctccccgagagCCCTAGCCGGGCACCACCACCtgaggacacagaggaagagCGAG GGGTGAGCACGGACTCA CCAGTGATAGAGGAGGAGTCAGCACAGCAGAGTCACCCGACTGCCACCATGTCTCCTGCCAGGCCATACCCAG AGTTGATCTCTCGGCCCTCGCCTCCCACTGTGCGCTGGTTCCTGCCAGACCTCCCGCCATCCCGCAGTGCAGTGGAGATCGCTCCTACTCAGGTCACAG AGACAGACGAGTGCCGTCTGAACCAGAACATCTGTGGCCACGGAGAGTGCGTCCCGGGCCCCTCGGACTACTCCTGTCACTGCAATCCCGGCTACCGATCGCACCCGCAGCACCGCTACTGCGTGG ACGTGAATGAGTGCGAGGCGGAGCCCTGCGGCGCCGGGAGGGGCGTCTGCATGAACACGGGCGGCTCGTACAACTGCCACTGCAACCGGGGCTACCGCCTGCACGTCGGCGCCGGGGGGCGCTCGTGCGTGG ACCTGAACGAGTGCGCCAAGCCTCACCTGTGTGGCGATGGCGGCTTCTGCCTCAACTTCCCCGGCCACTACAAGTGCAACTGCTACCCCGGCTACCGGCTCAAAGCCTCACGACCACCCGTGTGCGAAG ACATCGACGAGTGCCGAGATCCCAGCTCCTGCCCGGACGGCAAATGCGAGAACAAACCCGGGAGCTTCAAGTGCATTCCCTGTCAGCCCGGCTACCGCAGCcaagggggcggggcctgccgcg ACGTGAACGAGTGTGCCGAGGGCAGCCCCTGCTCGCCCGGCTGGTGCGAGAACCTCCCAGGCTCTTTCCGCTGCACGTGCGCCCAGGGCTACGCGCCGGCGCCCGACGGCCGCAGTTGCCAGG ATGAGGATGAGTGTGAGGCCGGGACTGTGTGTGACAATGGCATCTGCACCAACACGCCAGGCTCTTTCCAGTGTCAATGCCTCTCTGGCTATCATCTGTCAAGAGACCGGAGCCGATGTGAGG ACATTGATGAGTGTGACTTCCCCGCAGCCTGCATTGGGGGTGACTGCATCAACACCAATGGTTCCTACCGATGTCTCTGTCCCCAGGGGCATCGGCTGGTAGGCGGCAGGAAGTGCCAAG ACATAGATGAGTGCAGCCAGGACCCGGGCCTGTGCCTTCCCCACGGGGCCTGTGAGAATCTGCAGGGCTCCTACGCTTGCATCTGTGATGAGGGCTTCACGCCCACCCAGGACCAGCACGGCTGTGAGG AGGTGGAGCAGCCCCACCACAAGAAGGAGTGCTACCTTAACTTCGATGACACGGTGTTCTGCGACAGCGTACTGGCCACCAATGTCACCCAGCAGGAGTGCTGCTGCTCACTGGGGGCTGGCTGGGGAGACCACTGCGAGATCTACCCCTGCCCAGTCTACAGCTCAG CCGAGTTCCACAGTCTCTGCCCAGACGGGAAGGGCTACACCCAAGACAACAACATCGTCAACTACGGCATCCCAGCCCACCGCG ACATCGACGAGTGCATATTGTTTGGGGCGGAGATCTGCAAGGAGGGCAAGTGCGTGAATACGCAGCCGGGCTACGAGTGCTATTGCAAGCAAGGCTTCTACTACGACGGGAACCTACTGGAGTGCGTGG ACGTGGACGAGTGCCTGGACGAGTCCAACTGCCGGAACGGAGTGTGTGAGAACACGCGCGGCGGCTACCGCTGTGCCTGCACACCACCTGCCGAGTACAGCCCGGCGCAGCGCCAGTGCCTAAGCCCCGAGGagatgg ACATAGACGAGTGCCAGGACCCGGCAGCCTGCCGCCCTGGTCGCTGCGTCAACCTGCCGGGCTCCTACCGCTGCGAGTGCCGCCCGCCCTGGGTGCCCGGGCCCGCCGGCCGAGATTGCCAGCTCCCAGAGAGCCCAGCCG AGCGTGCCCCGGAGCGAAGGGACGTGTGCTGGGCCCAGCGTGGAGAAGATGGCATGTGCGCCGGGCCCCTGACCGGGCCAGCCCTCACCTTCGACGACTGCTGCTGTCGCCAGGGCCGCGGTTGGGGGGCCCAGTGCCGCCCCTGCCCACCTCGCGGCGCTG GGCCCCAGTGCCCGACGTCGCAGAGTGAGAGCAACTCCTTCTGGGATGCCAGCCCCTTGCTGCTGGGGAAGCCCCCTCGAG AAGAGGACAGCTCTGAAGAGGATTCAGATGAGTGCCGCTGCGTGAGTGGCCGCTGCGTGCCCCGGCCCGGCGGTGCGGTGTGCGAGTGTCCCGGTGGCTTCCAGCTGGATGCCTCTCGTGCGCGCTGCGTGG ACATCGATGAGTGCCGAGAGCTGAACCAGCGCGGGTTGCTGTGCAAGAGCGAGCGCTGCGTGAACACGAGTGGCTCCTTCCGCTGCGTCTGCAAAGCTGGCTTCGCGCGCAGCCGCCCGCATGGGGCCTGCGTGCCCCAGCGTCGCCGCTAA
- the LTBP3 gene encoding latent-transforming growth factor beta-binding protein 3 isoform X2 → MPRPRGAAGGRAPEMRGAGAGAAGLLALLLLLLLLLLGPGGGAEGGPAGERGAGGGGALARERFKVVFAPVICKRTCLKGQCRDSCQQGSNMTLIGENGHSTDTLTGSGFRVVVCPLPCMNGGQCSSRNQCLCPPDFTGRFCQVPAGGAGGSTGGSGPGLGRAGALSTGALPPLAPESESVASKHAVYAVQVIADPPGPGEGPPAQHAAFLVPLGPGQISAEVQAPPPVVNVRVHHPPEASVQVHRIEGSNAEGPAPSQHLLPHPKPQHPRPPTQKPLGRCFQDTLPKQPCGSNPLPGLTKQEDCCGSIGTAWGQSKCHKCPQLQYTGVQKPGPVRGEVGTDCPQGYKRLNSTHCQDINECAMPGMCRHGDCLNNPGSYRCVCPPGHSLGPSRTQCIADKPEEKSLCFRLVSPEHQCQHPLTTRLTRQLCCCSVGKAWGARCQRCPTDGTAAFKEICPAGKGYHILTSHQTLTIQGESDFSLFLHPDGPPKPQQLPESPSRAPPPEDTEEERGVSTDSPVIEEESAQQSHPTATMSPARPYPELISRPSPPTVRWFLPDLPPSRSAVEIAPTQVTETDECRLNQNICGHGECVPGPSDYSCHCNPGYRSHPQHRYCVDVNECEAEPCGAGRGVCMNTGGSYNCHCNRGYRLHVGAGGRSCVDLNECAKPHLCGDGGFCLNFPGHYKCNCYPGYRLKASRPPVCEDIDECRDPSSCPDGKCENKPGSFKCIPCQPGYRSQGGGACRDVNECAEGSPCSPGWCENLPGSFRCTCAQGYAPAPDGRSCQDEDECEAGTVCDNGICTNTPGSFQCQCLSGYHLSRDRSRCEDIDECDFPAACIGGDCINTNGSYRCLCPQGHRLVGGRKCQDIDECSQDPGLCLPHGACENLQGSYACICDEGFTPTQDQHGCEEVEQPHHKKECYLNFDDTVFCDSVLATNVTQQECCCSLGAGWGDHCEIYPCPVYSSAEFHSLCPDGKGYTQDNNIVNYGIPAHRDIDECILFGAEICKEGKCVNTQPGYECYCKQGFYYDGNLLECVDVDECLDESNCRNGVCENTRGGYRCACTPPAEYSPAQRQCLSPEEMERAPERRDVCWAQRGEDGMCAGPLTGPALTFDDCCCRQGRGWGAQCRPCPPRGAGPQCPTSQSESNSFWDASPLLLGKPPREEDSSEEDSDECRCVSGRCVPRPGGAVCECPGGFQLDASRARCVDIDECRELNQRGLLCKSERCVNTSGSFRCVCKAGFARSRPHGACVPQRRR, encoded by the exons ATGCCCCGGCCCCGCGGGGCTGCTGGCGGCCGGGCCCCTGAGatgcgcggggcgggggcgggggcggcggggctgctggcgctgctgctgctgctgctgctgctgctgctgggcccgggcggcggggccgaGGGGGGGCCGGCGGGCGAGCGGggcgccggcgggggcggggcgctggCCCGCGAGCGCTTCAAGGTGGTCTTTGCGCCCGTGATCTGCAAGCGGACCTGTCTCAAGGGCCAGTGTCGGGACAGTTGTCAGCAGGGCTCCAACATGACGCTCATCGGAGAGAACGGCCACAGCACCGACACGCTCACGGGCTCCGGCTTCCGCGTGG TGGTGTGCCCTCTTCCCTGCATGAACGGTGGCCAGTGCTCCTCCCGAAACCAGTGCCTGTGTCCCCCGGACTTCACGGGTCGCTTCTGCCAGGTGCCTGCCGGAGGAGCTGGCGGGAGCACCGGCGGctcgggccctgggctgggccgggccggggccctGTCCACAGGTGCGCTGCCGCCCCTGGCTCCAGAGAGCGAGTCTGTGGCCAGCAAGCACGCCGTCTACGCGGTCCAGGTGATCGCTGATCCgccggggcctggggagggaccCCCTGCGCAGCATGCAGCCTTCCTGGTGCCCCTTGGGCCAGGACAGATCTCAGCAGAAG tgcaggccccgccccccgtggTGAACGTGCGCGTCCACCACCCACCCGAGGCCTCGGTCCAAGTGCACCGCATCGAGGGGTCGAATGCCGAGGGCCCCGCCCCTTCGCAGCACCTGCTGCCGCACCCCAAGCCCCAGCACCCCCGGCCacccacccagaagcccctgggccgCTGCTTCCAGGACACACTACCCAAGCAGCCC TGTGGCAGCAATCCCCTCCCGGGCCTCACCAAGCAGGAGGACTGCTGTGGGAGCATCGGCACCGCATGGGGCCAGAGCAAGTGCCATAAATGCCCTCAGCTGCAGT ACACAGGGGTGCAGAAACCAGGACCTGTACGTGGGGAGGTGGGCACCGACTGCCCCCAGGGCTACAAGAGACTCAACAGCACCCACTGCCAGG ACATCAACGAGTGCGCGATGCCGGGCATGTGTCGCCATGGTGACTGCCTCAACAACCCTGGCTCCTATCGCTGCGTCTGCCCACCTGGCCATAGCTTGGGTCCCTCCCGAACACAGTGCATTG CAGACAAGCCAGAGGAGAAGAGCCTGTGTTTCCGCCTGGTGAGCCCGGAGCACCAGTGCCAGCACCCACTGACCACGCGCCTTACCCGCCAGCTCTGCTGCTGCAGTGTGGGCAAGGCCTGGGGTGCGAGGTGCCAGCGCTGCCCCACTGATGGCACCG CTGCCTTCAAGGAGATCTGTCCAGCTGGGAAGGGGTACCACATCCTCACTTCCCACCAGACACTCACCATTCAGGGAGAAAgtgatttttcccttttcctgcaCCCCGACGGGCCACCCAagccccaacagctccccgagagCCCTAGCCGGGCACCACCACCtgaggacacagaggaagagCGAG GGGTGAGCACGGACTCA CCAGTGATAGAGGAGGAGTCAGCACAGCAGAGTCACCCGACTGCCACCATGTCTCCTGCCAGGCCATACCCAG AGTTGATCTCTCGGCCCTCGCCTCCCACTGTGCGCTGGTTCCTGCCAGACCTCCCGCCATCCCGCAGTGCAGTGGAGATCGCTCCTACTCAGGTCACAG AGACAGACGAGTGCCGTCTGAACCAGAACATCTGTGGCCACGGAGAGTGCGTCCCGGGCCCCTCGGACTACTCCTGTCACTGCAATCCCGGCTACCGATCGCACCCGCAGCACCGCTACTGCGTGG ACGTGAATGAGTGCGAGGCGGAGCCCTGCGGCGCCGGGAGGGGCGTCTGCATGAACACGGGCGGCTCGTACAACTGCCACTGCAACCGGGGCTACCGCCTGCACGTCGGCGCCGGGGGGCGCTCGTGCGTGG ACCTGAACGAGTGCGCCAAGCCTCACCTGTGTGGCGATGGCGGCTTCTGCCTCAACTTCCCCGGCCACTACAAGTGCAACTGCTACCCCGGCTACCGGCTCAAAGCCTCACGACCACCCGTGTGCGAAG ACATCGACGAGTGCCGAGATCCCAGCTCCTGCCCGGACGGCAAATGCGAGAACAAACCCGGGAGCTTCAAGTGCATTCCCTGTCAGCCCGGCTACCGCAGCcaagggggcggggcctgccgcg ACGTGAACGAGTGTGCCGAGGGCAGCCCCTGCTCGCCCGGCTGGTGCGAGAACCTCCCAGGCTCTTTCCGCTGCACGTGCGCCCAGGGCTACGCGCCGGCGCCCGACGGCCGCAGTTGCCAGG ATGAGGATGAGTGTGAGGCCGGGACTGTGTGTGACAATGGCATCTGCACCAACACGCCAGGCTCTTTCCAGTGTCAATGCCTCTCTGGCTATCATCTGTCAAGAGACCGGAGCCGATGTGAGG ACATTGATGAGTGTGACTTCCCCGCAGCCTGCATTGGGGGTGACTGCATCAACACCAATGGTTCCTACCGATGTCTCTGTCCCCAGGGGCATCGGCTGGTAGGCGGCAGGAAGTGCCAAG ACATAGATGAGTGCAGCCAGGACCCGGGCCTGTGCCTTCCCCACGGGGCCTGTGAGAATCTGCAGGGCTCCTACGCTTGCATCTGTGATGAGGGCTTCACGCCCACCCAGGACCAGCACGGCTGTGAGG AGGTGGAGCAGCCCCACCACAAGAAGGAGTGCTACCTTAACTTCGATGACACGGTGTTCTGCGACAGCGTACTGGCCACCAATGTCACCCAGCAGGAGTGCTGCTGCTCACTGGGGGCTGGCTGGGGAGACCACTGCGAGATCTACCCCTGCCCAGTCTACAGCTCAG CCGAGTTCCACAGTCTCTGCCCAGACGGGAAGGGCTACACCCAAGACAACAACATCGTCAACTACGGCATCCCAGCCCACCGCG ACATCGACGAGTGCATATTGTTTGGGGCGGAGATCTGCAAGGAGGGCAAGTGCGTGAATACGCAGCCGGGCTACGAGTGCTATTGCAAGCAAGGCTTCTACTACGACGGGAACCTACTGGAGTGCGTGG ACGTGGACGAGTGCCTGGACGAGTCCAACTGCCGGAACGGAGTGTGTGAGAACACGCGCGGCGGCTACCGCTGTGCCTGCACACCACCTGCCGAGTACAGCCCGGCGCAGCGCCAGTGCCTAAGCCCCGAGGagatgg AGCGTGCCCCGGAGCGAAGGGACGTGTGCTGGGCCCAGCGTGGAGAAGATGGCATGTGCGCCGGGCCCCTGACCGGGCCAGCCCTCACCTTCGACGACTGCTGCTGTCGCCAGGGCCGCGGTTGGGGGGCCCAGTGCCGCCCCTGCCCACCTCGCGGCGCTG GGCCCCAGTGCCCGACGTCGCAGAGTGAGAGCAACTCCTTCTGGGATGCCAGCCCCTTGCTGCTGGGGAAGCCCCCTCGAG AAGAGGACAGCTCTGAAGAGGATTCAGATGAGTGCCGCTGCGTGAGTGGCCGCTGCGTGCCCCGGCCCGGCGGTGCGGTGTGCGAGTGTCCCGGTGGCTTCCAGCTGGATGCCTCTCGTGCGCGCTGCGTGG ACATCGATGAGTGCCGAGAGCTGAACCAGCGCGGGTTGCTGTGCAAGAGCGAGCGCTGCGTGAACACGAGTGGCTCCTTCCGCTGCGTCTGCAAAGCTGGCTTCGCGCGCAGCCGCCCGCATGGGGCCTGCGTGCCCCAGCGTCGCCGCTAA